Proteins encoded within one genomic window of Tolypothrix bouteillei VB521301:
- a CDS encoding protein kinase domain-containing protein, which translates to MLLNNRYRILRTLGSGGFGETSLAEDTQMPSLRRCVIKQLKPIHDNPQIYQLVQERFHREAAILEELGGNSDQIPTLYAYFQLDDRFYLVQEYVEGDTLTAKLRQHGILSENTVAGILASLLPVLEYVHSKKIVHRDIKPDNIILRHRDGKPVLIDFGAVRETMGTALNSQGNPTSSIIIGTPGYMPSEQAMGRPIYASDLYSLGLTAIYLLTGKSPQELETHPSTGELVWQSHVINVSATTAALLNRAIAYHPRDRFSSAREMLQALQTGSLSILPTTPLTQPPSFTPPLPTKSQETLLFNSGVSSRETSLYNNRQRGGLALSIIAAAAVIGASVIIGLALTRTPPSVEQPSTSLGTPSQATPNISLSPKSQVTDNASSGSTSSPQKTPIPTKQNANKANFPHAFYFLADSAYPNSQTALMQVKALQAVGYSQAGMFRIPEYPNLSGKELFEVYVAQFSDRNNCIDLLRTYGQANSNAYCAFASKDPNAPPERLYFQEISTSSSDTFRDTNTTKNDYFWLSEREVTDTDLDGKDGFELDIMRNTIFARHGRRFQTAGLQKYFDGKPWYRPKYSPDNFPNELLSNVERWNVDYINKYQDRYNRRYFR; encoded by the coding sequence ATGCTGCTGAATAACCGCTATCGAATTCTTCGCACATTGGGAAGTGGAGGATTTGGAGAAACTTCCCTAGCGGAAGATACTCAAATGCCCTCACTCCGACGTTGTGTGATTAAACAACTAAAACCCATTCATGATAATCCTCAAATTTACCAACTCGTGCAAGAGCGGTTTCACAGAGAAGCAGCGATTTTGGAAGAGTTGGGTGGAAACAGTGACCAAATTCCAACTCTGTATGCTTATTTTCAGTTGGACGATCGCTTTTACTTAGTGCAAGAATATGTTGAAGGTGATACCCTCACAGCTAAGCTCAGACAACACGGGATATTGAGTGAAAACACTGTTGCGGGGATTTTAGCTAGTTTATTACCTGTTCTGGAGTACGTACACTCAAAGAAAATCGTTCATCGCGATATCAAACCAGATAACATTATTTTACGTCACCGAGATGGCAAACCCGTACTCATTGATTTTGGCGCGGTACGAGAAACAATGGGAACTGCGCTGAATTCCCAAGGTAACCCAACCAGCTCGATTATCATTGGGACACCAGGGTATATGCCCAGCGAACAAGCAATGGGCAGACCAATTTATGCTAGCGATCTTTACAGCTTGGGGCTGACAGCTATTTATCTTTTAACAGGGAAATCACCACAAGAGTTAGAAACACACCCAAGTACTGGAGAACTTGTTTGGCAATCTCATGTCATAAATGTTAGCGCAACAACGGCAGCCCTACTCAATCGAGCGATCGCTTACCATCCACGAGACCGATTTTCCAGCGCGAGGGAAATGCTGCAAGCATTGCAGACTGGAAGTTTATCAATTCTTCCTACGACTCCTTTAACACAACCACCATCTTTCACTCCTCCATTACCAACAAAATCTCAAGAAACTCTTCTTTTCAACTCAGGAGTTTCTTCCCGTGAAACTTCTCTTTATAATAACCGACAGAGGGGAGGACTTGCTCTTAGCATCATTGCAGCGGCGGCTGTGATAGGAGCTTCTGTTATTATTGGTCTTGCATTAACAAGAACTCCTCCATCTGTAGAACAGCCAAGCACTTCATTAGGAACGCCTTCTCAAGCAACTCCTAATATTTCTCTCTCTCCCAAATCTCAAGTGACGGACAATGCGAGTTCCGGCTCAACTTCTTCACCACAAAAAACACCAATACCTACAAAACAAAATGCAAACAAAGCTAATTTTCCTCATGCGTTTTATTTTCTTGCCGATTCTGCCTATCCAAATTCACAAACTGCTTTGATGCAAGTGAAAGCTTTACAGGCTGTTGGTTATTCTCAAGCTGGAATGTTTCGGATTCCAGAATATCCAAATTTGTCAGGTAAGGAGTTATTTGAAGTTTATGTAGCTCAATTTAGCGATCGCAACAATTGTATCGATTTGTTAAGAACCTACGGACAAGCTAACTCCAATGCTTATTGTGCGTTTGCCAGTAAAGATCCGAATGCACCACCAGAACGGCTATATTTTCAAGAAATTTCCACATCATCTTCAGATACATTTCGAGATACAAATACAACCAAAAATGATTATTTCTGGCTTTCTGAAAGAGAAGTCACCGATACAGATTTAGATGGGAAAGATGGTTTTGAGCTAGATATTATGAGAAATACCATTTTTGCACGTCACGGTCGCCGTTTTCAGACTGCTGGTTTACAAAAGTATTTTGATGGAAAGCCGTGGTATCGCCCAAAATACTCGCCAGATAATTTTCCTAATGAATTATTATCGAATGTAGAAAGGTGGAATGTAGATTATATCAATAAATATCAGGATCGTTACAATCGGAGATATTTTCGATGA
- a CDS encoding nitrate reductase associated protein: MTHFFEFEADFVDSLRCIPMQVRLKLDTCGIKLKLNQWNQFSQEERQTLVERPCNTEETIQEYREFLRQLVQNHTGELATDLPVEENPPWMDDQNIPESVKNKAREFDIAMTPHQWENLLPVQRFALIKLSRSSHENKNFLPALKEFHVI, encoded by the coding sequence ATGACTCATTTCTTTGAATTTGAAGCTGATTTTGTTGACTCACTGCGCTGTATTCCCATGCAGGTGCGCTTGAAGTTGGATACGTGTGGTATCAAGCTGAAACTCAATCAATGGAACCAATTCAGTCAAGAAGAACGTCAAACCCTTGTAGAACGACCCTGCAATACAGAAGAAACTATCCAAGAGTACCGAGAATTTTTACGCCAATTAGTTCAAAATCATACTGGCGAGTTAGCAACTGATTTGCCCGTGGAAGAAAACCCACCCTGGATGGACGACCAAAATATACCTGAGAGTGTTAAGAATAAAGCACGGGAGTTTGATATCGCAATGACCCCACATCAATGGGAAAATTTACTCCCCGTACAGCGATTTGCACTGATTAAACTCAGTCGTTCCAGTCATGAAAATAAAAATTTTTTACCTGCCCTTAAAGAATTTCACGTTATCTAA
- a CDS encoding TOBE domain-containing protein, translated as MQVSARNSLKATVKKVVEGAVNTEVTLEIAPGVEVISIITKSSAEKLQLTEGKQAYAIIKSSDVMVAID; from the coding sequence ATGCAAGTCAGTGCTCGTAATTCACTTAAAGCAACAGTAAAAAAAGTTGTAGAAGGAGCCGTTAATACCGAAGTAACCTTGGAAATTGCTCCGGGTGTTGAAGTTATTTCAATTATCACTAAATCTTCAGCCGAGAAGCTTCAACTGACAGAAGGAAAACAAGCATACGCCATCATTAAATCATCAGATGTCATGGTTGCTATTGATTAA
- a CDS encoding pyridoxamine 5'-phosphate oxidase family protein: MPRKFGEIAFTPEVQAAQTQRGSRQSYEKYIANGPANDTITSKVEEFIAQLNGFYLGTVGSNGYPYIQFRGGPPGFLKVLDEKTLGFADFSGNVQYITVGNLSGNDKAFLFLMDYRHRRRIKIWGRAQYVEGDSQWTEKLQIPGYPAKVERSILFHVEAISENCPQHIPIRYSETEVEAMMAPLQARIAELEQQLSDRASQPL, translated from the coding sequence ATGCCACGTAAGTTTGGAGAAATTGCCTTTACCCCTGAAGTCCAAGCCGCGCAAACACAACGTGGCTCGCGGCAGTCTTACGAAAAATATATTGCTAACGGTCCTGCAAACGATACTATTACTTCCAAAGTTGAGGAATTTATTGCTCAATTAAATGGGTTTTATTTGGGAACCGTGGGTTCTAACGGGTATCCCTACATCCAGTTTCGAGGAGGTCCTCCCGGTTTTCTGAAAGTACTGGACGAGAAGACGTTGGGCTTTGCTGATTTTTCAGGAAATGTGCAATACATTACGGTGGGCAATCTCTCAGGCAATGATAAAGCGTTTTTGTTTTTGATGGATTATCGCCACCGCAGACGTATCAAAATTTGGGGCAGAGCGCAGTACGTTGAAGGGGATTCACAATGGACTGAAAAACTCCAAATACCGGGTTATCCTGCCAAAGTGGAACGCTCAATTCTCTTTCATGTGGAAGCCATTAGTGAGAACTGTCCCCAACATATTCCGATTCGCTATTCGGAAACCGAAGTCGAAGCAATGATGGCTCCGTTGCAAGCCCGAATTGCGGAGTTAGAACAACAGTTGAGCGATCGTGCTTCCCAACCGCTATAG